From the genome of Dickeya aquatica, one region includes:
- a CDS encoding 1-acylglycerol-3-phosphate O-acyltransferase — protein sequence MLFILRFLVVIVFCVVVSLVGFVYCLFTPKNPRHVSRFGRLFGRLSVVFGIKLELRQPQASGFNGNCIYIANHQNNYDMVTAANMVMPGTVTVGKKSLVWIPFFGPLYWLAGNLLIDRDNRAKAHGTIAQVVKHIKEHDISVWMFPEGTRSRGRGLLPFKTGAFHAAIAAGVPVVPICVSTTHNKIKLNRWNNGHVIVEMLPPIDTRAYSKEQVRELAAHCHEVMAAKIAALDEEVAQREAADKR from the coding sequence ATGTTATTCATTTTGCGGTTTTTAGTGGTCATCGTCTTCTGTGTGGTGGTGTCTCTGGTGGGGTTTGTCTATTGCCTGTTTACCCCGAAGAACCCCCGTCATGTCTCCCGTTTTGGCCGCTTGTTTGGCCGTCTGTCCGTCGTGTTCGGTATTAAACTGGAGCTGCGCCAGCCACAGGCATCCGGTTTTAACGGTAACTGTATCTATATCGCCAATCATCAGAACAATTACGACATGGTGACAGCGGCCAATATGGTGATGCCCGGCACGGTTACGGTCGGCAAAAAAAGCTTGGTGTGGATCCCGTTTTTCGGCCCGCTGTACTGGCTGGCCGGTAATTTGCTGATAGACAGAGATAACCGTGCCAAAGCACACGGCACCATCGCCCAGGTAGTGAAGCACATTAAAGAGCATGACATTTCCGTGTGGATGTTCCCGGAAGGCACCCGTAGCCGCGGGCGCGGTTTACTGCCGTTCAAGACCGGCGCATTTCATGCCGCAATTGCTGCCGGTGTGCCGGTGGTGCCCATTTGTGTGTCCACCACCCATAACAAAATCAAACTCAACCGCTGGAACAACGGTCATGTAATTGTTGAGATGCTGCCGCCGATTGACACCCGTGCTTACAGCAAAGAGCAGGTGCGTGAGCTGGCGGCTCACTGTCATGAGGTGATGGCAGCAAAAATTGCCGCGCTGGATGAAGAAGTCGCTCAGCGGGAAGCGGCGGATAAACGCTAA
- the parC gene encoding DNA topoisomerase IV subunit A: MSDMTHDGAERLALHTFTENAYLNYSMYVIMDRALPFIGDGLKPVQRRIVYAMSELGLSASAKFKKSARTVGDVLGKYHPHGDSACYEAMVLMAQPFSYRYPLVDGQGNWGAPDDPKSFAAMRYTESRLSKYADVLLRELGQGTVDYVPNFDGTLQEPKMLPARLPNILLNGTTGIAVGMATDIPPHNVREVAAAAMALIDDPDTSLAVLLEHVQAPDYPTEAEIITARDDIRKMYESGRGSVRMRAVWKQESIKDDDNKKKVEIIITALPHQVSGAKVLEQIASQMRAKKLPMIDDLRDESDHENPTRLVLQMPYSSRLNPDQVMNHLFATTDLEKSYRINMNMIGLDGRPAVKGLREILTEWLAFRRDTVRRRLSFRLDKVLKRLHVLEGLLIAFLKIDDVIEVIRNEDEPKPVLMAKFGLSDIQAEAILELKLRHLAKLEEVKIRGEQDELAKERDQIQAVLASERKMSNLLKKELQDDVKAYGDERRSPLQERGEAKAMSEHDLSPSEPVTIVLSEMGWVRSAKGHDIDPSGLSYKAGDAFRAAARGKSNQPVVFIDSTGRSYALDPLTLPSARGQGEPLTGKLTLPAGASVEQVLMAPDDQRLLLASDAGYGFICTFADLVARNRVGKALLTLPDHARVLPPLEIVRDDDLLLTITAAGRILLFPVSDLPVLSKGKGNKMVSIAAAELARGEDRVQWLMTIAPQASVTLYAGKRKYSLRPEELQKYQASRGCKGTALPRGLQRVDRIDVDVPVSLQPPSPGEGTHSRNSSEE; encoded by the coding sequence ATGAGTGACATGACTCATGACGGCGCAGAGCGTCTTGCGCTGCACACATTTACTGAGAACGCCTACCTCAATTACTCCATGTACGTCATCATGGATCGGGCGCTTCCCTTTATTGGCGATGGCCTCAAGCCGGTTCAGCGTCGTATCGTGTATGCGATGTCGGAACTGGGGCTGAGCGCCAGCGCGAAATTCAAGAAATCCGCCCGCACCGTGGGCGACGTGCTGGGTAAATATCATCCGCACGGCGACAGCGCCTGTTACGAGGCGATGGTACTGATGGCGCAGCCTTTCTCCTACCGCTACCCGTTGGTAGACGGTCAGGGCAACTGGGGGGCACCGGACGATCCCAAATCGTTCGCCGCCATGCGTTATACCGAATCGCGCCTGTCGAAGTATGCCGATGTGCTGCTGCGTGAGCTGGGGCAAGGCACGGTAGATTATGTGCCCAATTTCGACGGCACGCTGCAAGAGCCGAAAATGCTGCCCGCGCGGCTGCCGAATATTCTGCTGAACGGTACCACCGGTATTGCCGTGGGCATGGCCACCGACATTCCGCCGCACAATGTGCGGGAAGTGGCGGCCGCGGCGATGGCGCTGATTGACGACCCTGATACCTCGCTGGCCGTGCTGTTAGAGCACGTACAGGCTCCCGATTACCCGACCGAAGCAGAAATTATCACTGCGCGTGATGACATTCGCAAAATGTACGAAAGCGGCCGTGGCTCGGTGCGTATGCGGGCGGTGTGGAAGCAAGAGTCGATAAAAGATGATGACAACAAGAAGAAAGTTGAAATTATCATTACCGCCTTACCGCATCAGGTGTCTGGCGCGAAAGTGCTGGAGCAAATTGCCAGCCAGATGCGGGCGAAAAAGCTGCCGATGATCGATGATTTGCGTGATGAATCCGATCACGAGAATCCGACGCGGCTGGTGCTGCAAATGCCCTATTCCAGCCGCCTTAATCCTGATCAGGTCATGAATCATCTGTTTGCGACCACCGATCTGGAAAAGAGCTATCGCATCAACATGAACATGATTGGTCTGGATGGCCGCCCGGCGGTGAAGGGGCTGCGTGAGATCCTGACCGAATGGCTGGCGTTTCGCCGTGACACGGTGCGCCGTCGCCTGAGTTTCCGCCTGGATAAAGTGCTCAAACGGCTGCATGTGCTGGAAGGCCTGCTGATCGCGTTCCTGAAGATTGATGACGTCATCGAGGTTATCCGCAACGAAGATGAGCCCAAACCGGTCTTAATGGCGAAATTTGGCCTGAGCGATATTCAGGCCGAGGCGATTCTGGAGCTGAAACTGCGTCATTTAGCGAAGCTTGAAGAGGTGAAAATTCGCGGTGAGCAGGATGAACTGGCCAAAGAGCGTGACCAGATTCAGGCGGTGCTGGCTTCTGAACGTAAGATGAGCAACCTGCTGAAAAAAGAGCTTCAGGATGACGTGAAAGCCTATGGCGATGAGCGCCGCTCGCCGCTGCAAGAGCGCGGTGAAGCCAAAGCCATGAGCGAGCATGATTTGTCGCCCTCTGAGCCGGTGACGATTGTGCTGTCGGAAATGGGCTGGGTACGCAGTGCCAAAGGGCATGATATTGACCCGTCTGGCCTGAGCTACAAAGCCGGTGATGCCTTTCGCGCGGCGGCGCGTGGTAAGAGTAACCAGCCGGTGGTGTTTATCGACTCCACCGGGCGCAGTTACGCACTTGACCCGCTGACGCTGCCTTCCGCGCGCGGTCAGGGTGAGCCGCTGACCGGTAAACTGACGCTGCCTGCGGGCGCAAGCGTTGAACAGGTGCTGATGGCACCGGATGACCAGCGCCTGTTGCTCGCGTCTGACGCTGGTTACGGTTTTATCTGTACCTTTGCCGACCTTGTTGCGCGCAACCGCGTCGGCAAAGCGCTATTGACGCTGCCAGACCATGCGCGCGTGCTGCCACCGCTGGAGATTGTGCGTGACGATGACCTGCTGCTGACCATTACCGCCGCCGGTCGGATATTACTGTTCCCTGTCTCTGACTTGCCAGTGCTCTCCAAAGGGAAAGGTAACAAGATGGTTTCTATCGCCGCCGCAGAGCTGGCCCGTGGTGAAGACCGGGTGCAGTGGCTGATGACGATAGCGCCACAGGCATCGGTAACGCTTTACGCAGGCAAGCGTAAGTATTCACTGCGCCCGGAAGAGCTGCAAAAATATCAGGCCAGCCGCGGCTGCAAAGGCACGGCGTTACCGCGTGGGCTACAGCGAGTTGATCGCATCGATGTTGATGTGCCGGTCAGTCTGCAACCGCCTTCGCCCGGTGAAGGTACGCACAGCCGTAACAGCAGTGAAGAGTAA
- the ftsP gene encoding cell division protein FtsP, with the protein MSLNRRQFLKASGVALCAGAMPLTARASGGQNPLPVPPLLESRRGQPVFLTLQRAQWVFSGERRNPAWGFNGRYLGPTVRVFSNDDVKLIYSNRLNEPVAMTVSGLQVPGSLMGGGGRLIQPNMDWAPVLPVRQAAATCWYHANTPNRMASHVYNGLAGLWLVEDESSKSLPVPNHYGVDDFPLILQDKRLDNFGAMLYNPPGNGGFMGDTLLVNGAQNPFVEVSRGWVRLRLLNASNARRYVMRMSDGRPMSLIANDQGFLPAPMVLNQLSLAPGERREVLIDMSQGSDVTLTAGASATIMQRLRGLFEPSNILVSSNVLTLRPTGLLPLVTNTLPARLLSDNLMEGAVSRTREFRLGDSQPGINGALWDVNRVDVQTQQGRYERWIVHADQPQPFHIQGAAFLVRSVNGGLTPPEDSGWKDTVWVDNNVELLVYFGQFSTAQFPFLYYSQTLEMADRGSTGQLVVQP; encoded by the coding sequence ATGTCATTGAACCGGCGTCAGTTCCTTAAGGCAAGCGGGGTTGCCCTGTGTGCCGGAGCCATGCCGTTGACGGCGCGGGCATCCGGTGGGCAAAACCCGCTGCCGGTGCCCCCGTTGCTGGAGTCCCGTCGCGGGCAACCGGTTTTTCTGACCCTTCAGCGCGCACAGTGGGTGTTTTCTGGTGAACGCAGAAATCCGGCCTGGGGGTTTAACGGGCGCTATCTCGGCCCGACGGTGCGGGTGTTCAGCAATGATGATGTGAAGCTGATTTACAGTAACCGCCTGAACGAGCCGGTGGCGATGACGGTGAGCGGCCTGCAAGTGCCTGGGTCACTGATGGGCGGTGGCGGGCGTCTTATCCAGCCCAATATGGACTGGGCACCGGTGTTGCCCGTTCGCCAGGCGGCGGCGACCTGCTGGTATCACGCCAATACGCCCAACCGTATGGCATCGCACGTCTACAATGGTCTGGCCGGTTTGTGGCTGGTGGAAGATGAGAGCAGTAAATCGCTGCCTGTTCCCAATCACTATGGGGTGGATGATTTTCCGCTCATTCTTCAGGACAAGCGGCTGGATAATTTTGGCGCAATGCTCTACAACCCGCCCGGCAACGGCGGTTTTATGGGCGATACGCTGCTGGTCAATGGCGCGCAGAACCCGTTTGTCGAGGTTTCTCGCGGCTGGGTCAGGTTGCGCTTATTGAATGCCTCGAATGCCCGTCGCTATGTGATGCGCATGAGCGACGGACGCCCGATGAGCCTTATCGCCAACGATCAGGGCTTTTTGCCCGCGCCGATGGTGCTCAATCAGCTTTCATTGGCACCCGGTGAGCGTCGTGAAGTGTTGATAGACATGTCGCAGGGCAGTGACGTCACCCTGACGGCCGGGGCGTCGGCCACGATTATGCAGCGCCTGCGTGGCCTGTTTGAGCCTTCGAATATTCTGGTGTCCTCGAATGTGCTGACGTTGCGGCCAACCGGGTTACTGCCGCTGGTCACCAATACTCTGCCTGCTCGATTGTTATCCGATAACCTGATGGAAGGCGCGGTCAGCCGCACGCGCGAGTTTCGCCTGGGGGACAGCCAGCCGGGAATTAACGGAGCTCTTTGGGATGTGAACCGTGTCGATGTGCAAACCCAACAAGGGCGTTATGAGCGCTGGATAGTGCATGCTGACCAGCCACAACCGTTTCACATTCAGGGGGCTGCGTTTTTGGTGCGTAGCGTCAACGGCGGGCTGACGCCACCAGAGGACAGCGGCTGGAAAGACACGGTATGGGTAGACAATAATGTTGAACTGCTGGTTTATTTTGGCCAGTTTTCTACCGCCCAGTTCCCCTTTCTCTATTACAGCCAGACGCTGGAAATGGCCGACAGAGGGTCAACCGGTCAGTTAGTGGTGCAACCGT